The Spirochaetota bacterium genome segment GCCTTAACTGCTAACCTTACACGTGACAGTATTGAACGCTCGCGCCTTACCGGTTACCGAATGTTTTTTGCTGTTGTGGGTACACTTTTTGTTGCAGGTGCAACCAAGCCGCTTGTTGGGCTTTTTAGTGAACCGGTATCAGGCTGGCGCTTTGTGGGGATAGTATATGGTAGTCTGGCAGCACTGTTTACGCTCATTACATTTATTTCAGTTCGTGAACGTGTACAGCACAGTGATGCAGAAGAGTATAGACTCAAAGATGTTGCAACAACTCTTTCAGTGAACAAGCCCTTTATCTTTCTTTCAATTGGAGTGTTTATGCACCTGTGTGCCATTGGTGTACTGGCATCGATGGTTAACTATCTGTTTAAATATAACTTTGGCAAAGAGGACTTTATCCCTGTTGCATTTTTATGTATGTTTGCCACCGCTGCAGTAGCTATTCCTTTATGGGTGTTTGTTTCAAACAAAATTGGCAAAAAACATGCTTTCAATATTGGCATGGGTTTACTTGCGTTAATCCTTGTGGTTTTGTTTATGACAGAAAAATTCAATTTTGTTTTTTTTACCGTGCTTTTTGTTTTTGCAGGTGTGAGTGTTTCAACTGTGTTTTTTAGCCCCTGGGCAATGATTCCTGATACTGTGGAATATTCGCAGTGGAAAACAGGATTACGTCGTGAAGGCATTATTTATGGCTTTTTTTACTTCAGCCAGAAATTAGCAGCAGCCTGTGCAGGGTTTATTACTGGAGTGGGCTTAACGCTGTGTGGGTACATTCAGCCAAAATTCATTAATAAAATTTTGACTGCTCAACTACAGAGTGTGGATACTCTTGCAGGAATAAAGATACTTACAACGCTTATTCCGCTGGTATTAATTATATGCGGCATTGTTTTTATAAGCCTTTTTCCCATTGATGAAAGGATGCATAAGGAATTGTTGAAGAAAATTGAATGATTCTACCACCCTAATCTATGATACTCTTCCTGCACCTTGTGGCACCAGTTTCCAACATTCCAGCTTCCAAAGACGCCCATACCGCCTAATTCATTGCTGCCACTGTACACAGGCACATGTATAACTGATAACCCTTTGTAGGAATGTGCCTGGTTAAGCGCATTGGTAAGTTCATGTGTTGTATATCCGCCAAAGAAGGCTCTGACCCCATGTACCGCATGTGCCAATGCAACATAATCCACGTTTACGGAGTCATTTGTTTTATACGGTTTGCCATACTGTGCATACTGTAAGCCAGTGATTGCCCCCATTTGCCGATTATCAAATATCACAATGATGCCCTGCGCATTGTGCTGTACTCCATCAATTAAAATCTGTGGATTCATCATGAAACTGCCGTCGCCGCAGAATGCCATCATGCGTCTACCAATTATTCCTGATACAAGTATTGACGAAGGCGCAAATCCCATGTATGAGGATCCTGTTTCAGTAATGGTGTTTCCTTCATGTTCATCTTCTATAATCTGGAAGCCATTTGCCTGAACATCGCCTGCATCAAATACTTTAATGTAATTATGTGAATCTGCAAACTCACATGCGGCTTTTATTGCAGCAGGCTGGGTGAGCACATCCCGTTTAAAGGTATCATCATACAGTGTTGGATTTTCATAGCGTAGTTTTTTAAATGACTGCCACTGTGATTTTTTTTCTTTTAAAATTGCAAGCCACTGTTTTGAGCTATCGCCTTTTGTAACCCCGGAATTTTTAAGGTGTGCAATAAATAACCTTAGATTGTGTTTGGCATCTCCTACGATAGAAATGGTTTTTGTATAGTGAAACGCGTGATATGGATTGGTATTGAAGTTAATGATAGCGCGTGCATTTTTCCACGCAGTCCCTGAACAGTCCCATTGGCACACGCCGCGCGCACCCACAATTATCACCATATCAGCCTGATTCATTGCAAAATTGCCGCACAGCGACCCCTTTGAACCTCCCACACTCATGTAGTGCGGATGCGAATATGGCACTATGCCTGTGCTTGAGGGACCGCTTACAATTGCTGCATGTAAAATTTCTGCAAGCTCACATAGTTCCTTGCCACACCCGCGTGCACCATTGCCAATCTTTATGGTAATACGCGATGCACTGTTTGCTATAGCAACTGCTTTTGCAAACACTGCATCATCATTGCACATAACTGGAGAGTGTGTGTACCGTGAGGAAAGCTGTAAAAGATTAAAGTTATGCAACACTGCGGGCTGCACATTCATGGGCGCAAGTAAAAAAAATGGCTGAGCAAATGGCACACCGGTAACAACTGCACCGCGCTTCAATGCAGCAATTAC includes the following:
- a CDS encoding MFS transporter — encoded protein: MASQTSLSIKTKLGYGLGDFGANLVFQSVVLFLMFYLTDVFLIAASAAGTIFLIAKIWDAVSDPMMGYISDKTHTRWGQKRPYLLFGAVPLGLSMALLFYTPQLGSEAKTWYALTMFLFVCTAYTVVNIPYGALTANLTRDSIERSRLTGYRMFFAVVGTLFVAGATKPLVGLFSEPVSGWRFVGIVYGSLAALFTLITFISVRERVQHSDAEEYRLKDVATTLSVNKPFIFLSIGVFMHLCAIGVLASMVNYLFKYNFGKEDFIPVAFLCMFATAAVAIPLWVFVSNKIGKKHAFNIGMGLLALILVVLFMTEKFNFVFFTVLFVFAGVSVSTVFFSPWAMIPDTVEYSQWKTGLRREGIIYGFFYFSQKLAAACAGFITGVGLTLCGYIQPKFINKILTAQLQSVDTLAGIKILTTLIPLVLIICGIVFISLFPIDERMHKELLKKIE
- a CDS encoding thiamine pyrophosphate-dependent enzyme, whose translation is MNTIDTRAQAIAQYGTISKAIAAGAIAPYQDITVSEAIVLGLFNQNVTRFFGVFGHGSTDIAEVLRIYEHYGLVTTYNVRHETAAAHAATAYGMLTGEVAAVITSIGPGALHAFAGSLASASNGVGVYHIYGDETTHDEGFNMQQIPKDEQGLFLKLCSTMGNAYALYEPWSVIAALKRGAVVTGVPFAQPFFLLAPMNVQPAVLHNFNLLQLSSRYTHSPVMCNDDAVFAKAVAIANSASRITIKIGNGARGCGKELCELAEILHAAIVSGPSSTGIVPYSHPHYMSVGGSKGSLCGNFAMNQADMVIIVGARGVCQWDCSGTAWKNARAIINFNTNPYHAFHYTKTISIVGDAKHNLRLFIAHLKNSGVTKGDSSKQWLAILKEKKSQWQSFKKLRYENPTLYDDTFKRDVLTQPAAIKAACEFADSHNYIKVFDAGDVQANGFQIIEDEHEGNTITETGSSYMGFAPSSILVSGIIGRRMMAFCGDGSFMMNPQILIDGVQHNAQGIIVIFDNRQMGAITGLQYAQYGKPYKTNDSVNVDYVALAHAVHGVRAFFGGYTTHELTNALNQAHSYKGLSVIHVPVYSGSNELGGMGVFGSWNVGNWCHKVQEEYHRLGW